tgaatcttgtgtaaccagtaattacctgttctgttatgaatgcaaccaaagtatgtaaaacatgttataatcctaataaatagatGTGTACTGGTAAAACTATCATTTAATTCAAGTTTTATCGTGTACAATAATAAAGCCTGGATGACTTAACCATAAATTGTGGTTTTCACCAGACAACTTTATTTGGACCTATTTAGTAACTGTTTATGGTACTGCCTGGCATGTATTAATAGGAACTAGTTGTTGGTGTGCGATTTCCTATACTTGTTGGATACATTCACCTAAATGCTGCATAGCAAAATTAAACAGGCCACCAAACACTAAACGTATTTGTTGCAGATAAACCATCTTGTGTAGCTCTTAAAAATGATGGAACATATTGAAGAATTTCAATTATTTATAGTCAtctaatttaatgttttatatattaatcTATTCACCAAAACTGATGCCACATATGCACTTATTAAGCATTTCTACTCAAAtgctgtttaattgctgttatCTGTAACATAATTTGAGGAAGAAACTTGCAGCTTGCAAATGTGACACATTTTTAAAGTGTTCTGTGTATTTCCTTTTAATTTCAGTTAATAGTTCTAATCAATCACAATAACATAAAAGCCAGATGTTATGCATATGGGGTGGGGGAATACATCATGCTACTCAAGATGGTACTCATTTCTTTAGAGGTATTTGCTTGTCACAGTAGGTTCTATTAGCCTGACATGACGGCAAGTTTAAGGAGGATGTTTATATCTACGATGAGCAAACGTGATTTTGTCAGTTGGTACTCCTAATGGGTGCCGTCACTCCACCAGCAGGGTTCTTTACTTTGAGAAATTAGTCATTGCCTTTTCAAAACAcagaaatatgttttatatgcaGGCATTCCATTGCTTTATAAAAAGTACTGGTGATATTTAATGCCTAGAGATATGGCATACACAATGTGCTCCAAATAAATGGGTTGTTGGTCAGTAATTTATTTCAATCCAATCCACTAACACTGAAAAATACAACTAGTCGTGTTCTTCAAAATACCTTTTACTCCAGTTGACTCTTGTGACCATGATGAACCACTTCATGAAGTTCAAAAGCTGTGCGAGGAGTTTTGAATGTAATCTCTATCTTTTAGGCCTCTGGTGCTTTGCTGCCCTCTGCTCAGTCTCCCCTTAGCCAAATGTGTCTGCGAAGCTTCCAGACCAGCGCTGTAAGCCGTGATATTGACACCGCAGCCAAGTTCATTGGTGCTGGAGCTGCCACTGTCGGAGTGGCTGGATCTGGTGCTGGAATCGGCACTGTGTTCGGCAGTCTCATCATTGGCTATGCCAGGTAAGCTGCTTATTAAAGATCAATGGTCAACACGGTGAATTGTCATCTAGTGCTTATTATTGTTCCGGCATGTAACTAATCtgactttttctgttttttttaagaaacCCCTCTCTGAAGCAGCAGCTCTTTTCATATGCTATTCTGGGATTTGCTCTGTCTGAAGCCATGGGTCTCTTCTGTTTGATGGTTGCTTTCCTCATCCTGTTTGCCATGTAAACTTGCTATGCTGTAATCAATTGTGAATTTACAGTTACCAAAACTGCTCTTACTGTCCATGTAGAAAACAATGTGTTTTTTGATGTCTAATCCGTCAAGAGATAATGTATTATAACACTGTAAgcaattacaaaataaacatttttatttgaactgtttaaaatacaattaagttttGCATTTTGAGTGTCTTCAAATATGCTGACTGAAACGTCAATGACAATTTCAATCTGGAGCCAGGTGACACTTTCTACACATCACATTTAGGGAAGTATAGTTTTTTCGGGTCCACATGCAGTAACAGGTTTCAGTCCTGGTGAAGGGAAAGGAGTTTGCAGTTTTGGTTTAAAAGCTAATAAACATCTGCTTTTGTAAActgcattaaataaatgtatacttCTGTTTATTTAGAGTCGGATGTCTTATTGTCTGGTTGCCCTGCTTAATAGGGGTGCTTTTTGAGGCCAAATACATCATTCTTTACTATTCAAAATGCAGTACTGCAAAGAGTATGCTACATGCTTACACACTAACCTACTAAAATTGGTTAGAATATTAGGGCTGCTCTAAGTCCTCTGTGCTTTTAAAATTGAGCTCAGAGATGGAGCAGGTGTTTTAGGGgtggaataaaaaataaatttttttaagatAATTATTTAACCCAGATATTAACCTTATAGGGCTTAGACACACCACTGATAATTGCTTAGCCTCAAAGCATTTTTCACCTTATTTTTACTCTACCAGACACTTTGATTGTAAATTGATCTTAACAGATTTTTCATTCTCAATTTGTATTG
The Trichomycterus rosablanca isolate fTriRos1 chromosome 12, fTriRos1.hap1, whole genome shotgun sequence genome window above contains:
- the atp5mc3a gene encoding ATP synthase membrane subunit c locus 3a, producing the protein MYACAKLVSTPALVRYGSRALYRPVSAAVLSRPEVKTEASGALLPSAQSPLSQMCLRSFQTSAVSRDIDTAAKFIGAGAATVGVAGSGAGIGTVFGSLIIGYARNPSLKQQLFSYAILGFALSEAMGLFCLMVAFLILFAM